In one Arachis duranensis cultivar V14167 chromosome 9, aradu.V14167.gnm2.J7QH, whole genome shotgun sequence genomic region, the following are encoded:
- the LOC107466380 gene encoding uncharacterized protein LOC107466380: MEKQKGIVPQNDADGYSNSLTTPSINKYYTSETRSAWCETGGSEKLFYRILISMLSDDVKYDSFTMSNDEDMQVLFHYRRQFLEFFGGSNQNPQSLGHPACSSSMLVGASLTVTVIVPEVVLVASPSFAANLNSSGDAGVGETGQLGEVAIAMPSTPVMVPVLGEGGVPDGIEDALHDDDVEPATIADDSDDDIPRTTPVFQDKEEVVLSVKTYSIRYGVEYKVLESDNRKYFGKCKEFGNGCTWLIRVSLRQCRGIWVVKWYNDTHTCLATSITSYLRMLDYHVISAFILPMIRADVTVSIKVLQNATEAHLQEGLDG; this comes from the exons ATGGAGAAACAAAAGGGAATAGTGCCGCAAAATGATGCAGACGGATATAGTAATTCCTTAACTACTCCAAGCATTAACA AATACTATACTTCAGAGACTAGGTCTGCATGGTGTGAAACGGGTGGATCGGAGAAGTTATTCTATAGAATTCTAATTTCCATGTTAAGCGATGATGTGAAGTACGATTCATTCACTATGAGCAATGACGAAGATATGCAAGTTTTGTTCCATTATCGTCGTCAGTTTCTCGAG TTTTTTGGAGGTTCAAACCAGAATCCTCAATCTTTAGGACATCCAGCCTGCTCTAGTTCTATGCTTGTTGGTGCCTCATTAACTGTGACGGTGATTGTACCTGAGGTAGTTTTAGTTGCTTCTCCGTCCTTTGCAGCTAATCTAAACAGTAGTGGTGATGCAGGAGTTGGTGAGACTGGGCAATTGGGGGAGGTTGCGATTGCCATGCCCAGTACTCCTGTTATGGTCCCTGTTTTAGGAGAGGGTGGAGTACCAGATGGGATTGAGGATGCACTACATGATGATGATGTGGAGCCCGCCACAATAGCTGATGATAGTGACGACGATATACCACGGACCACTCCAGTT TTTCAAGATAAAGAGGAGGTCGTGTTAAGTGTAAAGACTTATAGCATCCGCTATGGGGTTGAGTACAAGGTGTTGGAATCTGATAATCGCAAGTACTTTGGCAAGTGCAAGGAGTTCGGCAACGGGTGCACATGGCTCATTCGGGTTAGCCTCCGCCAGTGCAGAGGTATTTGGGTGGTGAAATGGTACAATGATACTCACACTTGCCTAGCCACATCGATAACTAGTTATCTCAGGATGCTTGATTATCATGTCATATCGGCCTTCATATTGCCCATGATTAGAGCTGATGTTACTGTCTCGATCAAGGTACTGCAGAATGCCACGGAGGCACACTTACAGGAGGGTTTGGATGGCTAA